One part of the Sciurus carolinensis chromosome 6, mSciCar1.2, whole genome shotgun sequence genome encodes these proteins:
- the Rnf44 gene encoding RING finger protein 44 isoform X2 — translation MRPWALAVTRWPPSIPVGQRRFSAGPNSTPGQLWGSPSHEGPLASPPAQDERLPSQQPLPRPPHLPLEEHRASAPAGGSPRMLHPATQQSPFMVDLHEQVHQGPVPLSYTVTTVTTQGFPLPTGQHIPGCSAQQLPACSVMFSGQHYPLCCLPPPLIQACTMQQLPMPYQTYPHLISSDHYILHPPPPAPPPQPAHMAPLGQFVSLQTQHPRMPLQRLDNDVDLRGEQHPLGGFTYSTSAPGPALSPSVPLHYLPHDPLHQELSFGMSYSHMVPRRMSTQRYRLQQPLPPPPPPPPPPPPYYPSFLPYFLSMLPMSPTAMGPTISLDLDVDDVEMENYEALLNLAERLGDAKPRGLTKADIEQLPSYRFNPDSHQSEQTLCVVCFSDFEARQLLRVLPCNHEFHTKCVDKWLKANRTCPICRADASEVPREAE, via the exons ATGCGACCATGGGCTCTGGCAGTGACTAGGTGGCCACCCTCCATCCCTGTGGGTCAGCGGCGATTCTCTGCAGGACCTAACAGTACTCCAGGCCAGCTCTGGGGAAG CCCCAGCCACGAGGGTCCCCTGGCCAGCCCACCTGCCCAGGATGAGCGCTTACCCTCCCAGCAGCCGCTGCCCCGACCACCACACCTCCCCTTAGAGGAGCACCGAGCCTCGGCTCCTGCCGGCGGGAGCCCCCGAATGCTACACCCAGCCACCCAGCAGAGCCCGTTCATGGTTGATCTCCACGAGCAG GTGCACCAGGGACCTGTCCCTCTGTCCTACACAGTCACCACAGTGACCACCCAAGGCTTCCCCTTGCCTACAGGCCAACACATCCCTGGCTGCAGTGCCCAGCAGCTCCCAGCATGCTCCGTGATGTTCAGCGGGCAGCACTACCCCCTCTGCTGCCTCCCGCCCCCA CTGATCCAGGCATGCACCATGCAGCAGCTCCCTATGCCCTATCAGACCTACCCCCACCTCATCTCCAGTGACCACTACATCCTGCACCCCCCACCGCCAGCCCCTCCACCCCAGCCTGCCCACATGGCGCCTCTTGGGCAGTTTGTATCACTGCAGACCCAGCACCCCCGAATG CCCCTGCAGCGGCTCGATAATGATGTGGACCTGCGGGGAGAACAGCACCCTCTGGGTGGCTTCACTTATTCCACCTCTGCCCCTGGCCCAGCTTTGTCCCCCTCAGTACCCCTACACTACCTGCCCCATGATCCACTGCACCAGGAGCTATCTTTTGGTATG TCGTACTCCCACATGGTGCCACGAAGAATGAGCACCCAGAGATACCGCCTGCAACAGCCACTGCCCCCGCcgccaccaccgccaccaccaccGCCACCTTATTACCCGAGCTTCCTGCCCTACTTCCT CTCGATGCTGCCAATGTCACCAACAGCGATGGGGCCCACCATCAGCCTGGATCTGGATGTGGATGATGTGGAAATGGAGAACTATGAG GCCCTTCTGAACCTGGCTGAGCGGCTGGGAGATGCCAAGCCCAGAGGCCTCACCAAAGCAGACATAGAGCAGCTCCCATCTTACCGCTTTAACCCCGACAGCCATCAGTCAGAGCAGACACT GTGTGTGGTCTGCTTCAGTGACTTTGAGGCGCGGCAGCTACTCCGAGTCCTCCCCTGCAACCATGAGTTCCACACCAAGTGTGTTGACAAGTGGTTGAAG GCCAACCGGACATGTCCCATTTGCCGAGCCGATGCCTCCGAGGTGCCCAGGGAGGCTGAGTGA
- the Rnf44 gene encoding RING finger protein 44 isoform X1, producing MRPWALAVTRWPPSIPVGQRRFSAGPNSTPGQLWGSPSHEGPLASPPAQDERLPSQQPLPRPPHLPLEEHRASAPAGGSPRMLHPATQQSPFMVDLHEQVHQGPVPLSYTVTTVTTQGFPLPTGQHIPGCSAQQLPACSVMFSGQHYPLCCLPPPQLIQACTMQQLPMPYQTYPHLISSDHYILHPPPPAPPPQPAHMAPLGQFVSLQTQHPRMPLQRLDNDVDLRGEQHPLGGFTYSTSAPGPALSPSVPLHYLPHDPLHQELSFGMSYSHMVPRRMSTQRYRLQQPLPPPPPPPPPPPPYYPSFLPYFLSMLPMSPTAMGPTISLDLDVDDVEMENYEALLNLAERLGDAKPRGLTKADIEQLPSYRFNPDSHQSEQTLCVVCFSDFEARQLLRVLPCNHEFHTKCVDKWLKANRTCPICRADASEVPREAE from the exons ATGCGACCATGGGCTCTGGCAGTGACTAGGTGGCCACCCTCCATCCCTGTGGGTCAGCGGCGATTCTCTGCAGGACCTAACAGTACTCCAGGCCAGCTCTGGGGAAG CCCCAGCCACGAGGGTCCCCTGGCCAGCCCACCTGCCCAGGATGAGCGCTTACCCTCCCAGCAGCCGCTGCCCCGACCACCACACCTCCCCTTAGAGGAGCACCGAGCCTCGGCTCCTGCCGGCGGGAGCCCCCGAATGCTACACCCAGCCACCCAGCAGAGCCCGTTCATGGTTGATCTCCACGAGCAG GTGCACCAGGGACCTGTCCCTCTGTCCTACACAGTCACCACAGTGACCACCCAAGGCTTCCCCTTGCCTACAGGCCAACACATCCCTGGCTGCAGTGCCCAGCAGCTCCCAGCATGCTCCGTGATGTTCAGCGGGCAGCACTACCCCCTCTGCTGCCTCCCGCCCCCA CAGCTGATCCAGGCATGCACCATGCAGCAGCTCCCTATGCCCTATCAGACCTACCCCCACCTCATCTCCAGTGACCACTACATCCTGCACCCCCCACCGCCAGCCCCTCCACCCCAGCCTGCCCACATGGCGCCTCTTGGGCAGTTTGTATCACTGCAGACCCAGCACCCCCGAATG CCCCTGCAGCGGCTCGATAATGATGTGGACCTGCGGGGAGAACAGCACCCTCTGGGTGGCTTCACTTATTCCACCTCTGCCCCTGGCCCAGCTTTGTCCCCCTCAGTACCCCTACACTACCTGCCCCATGATCCACTGCACCAGGAGCTATCTTTTGGTATG TCGTACTCCCACATGGTGCCACGAAGAATGAGCACCCAGAGATACCGCCTGCAACAGCCACTGCCCCCGCcgccaccaccgccaccaccaccGCCACCTTATTACCCGAGCTTCCTGCCCTACTTCCT CTCGATGCTGCCAATGTCACCAACAGCGATGGGGCCCACCATCAGCCTGGATCTGGATGTGGATGATGTGGAAATGGAGAACTATGAG GCCCTTCTGAACCTGGCTGAGCGGCTGGGAGATGCCAAGCCCAGAGGCCTCACCAAAGCAGACATAGAGCAGCTCCCATCTTACCGCTTTAACCCCGACAGCCATCAGTCAGAGCAGACACT GTGTGTGGTCTGCTTCAGTGACTTTGAGGCGCGGCAGCTACTCCGAGTCCTCCCCTGCAACCATGAGTTCCACACCAAGTGTGTTGACAAGTGGTTGAAG GCCAACCGGACATGTCCCATTTGCCGAGCCGATGCCTCCGAGGTGCCCAGGGAGGCTGAGTGA
- the Rnf44 gene encoding RING finger protein 44 isoform X4: MLHPATQQSPFMVDLHEQVHQGPVPLSYTVTTVTTQGFPLPTGQHIPGCSAQQLPACSVMFSGQHYPLCCLPPPQLIQACTMQQLPMPYQTYPHLISSDHYILHPPPPAPPPQPAHMAPLGQFVSLQTQHPRMPLQRLDNDVDLRGEQHPLGGFTYSTSAPGPALSPSVPLHYLPHDPLHQELSFGMSYSHMVPRRMSTQRYRLQQPLPPPPPPPPPPPPYYPSFLPYFLSMLPMSPTAMGPTISLDLDVDDVEMENYEALLNLAERLGDAKPRGLTKADIEQLPSYRFNPDSHQSEQTLCVVCFSDFEARQLLRVLPCNHEFHTKCVDKWLKANRTCPICRADASEVPREAE; encoded by the exons ATGCTACACCCAGCCACCCAGCAGAGCCCGTTCATGGTTGATCTCCACGAGCAG GTGCACCAGGGACCTGTCCCTCTGTCCTACACAGTCACCACAGTGACCACCCAAGGCTTCCCCTTGCCTACAGGCCAACACATCCCTGGCTGCAGTGCCCAGCAGCTCCCAGCATGCTCCGTGATGTTCAGCGGGCAGCACTACCCCCTCTGCTGCCTCCCGCCCCCA CAGCTGATCCAGGCATGCACCATGCAGCAGCTCCCTATGCCCTATCAGACCTACCCCCACCTCATCTCCAGTGACCACTACATCCTGCACCCCCCACCGCCAGCCCCTCCACCCCAGCCTGCCCACATGGCGCCTCTTGGGCAGTTTGTATCACTGCAGACCCAGCACCCCCGAATG CCCCTGCAGCGGCTCGATAATGATGTGGACCTGCGGGGAGAACAGCACCCTCTGGGTGGCTTCACTTATTCCACCTCTGCCCCTGGCCCAGCTTTGTCCCCCTCAGTACCCCTACACTACCTGCCCCATGATCCACTGCACCAGGAGCTATCTTTTGGTATG TCGTACTCCCACATGGTGCCACGAAGAATGAGCACCCAGAGATACCGCCTGCAACAGCCACTGCCCCCGCcgccaccaccgccaccaccaccGCCACCTTATTACCCGAGCTTCCTGCCCTACTTCCT CTCGATGCTGCCAATGTCACCAACAGCGATGGGGCCCACCATCAGCCTGGATCTGGATGTGGATGATGTGGAAATGGAGAACTATGAG GCCCTTCTGAACCTGGCTGAGCGGCTGGGAGATGCCAAGCCCAGAGGCCTCACCAAAGCAGACATAGAGCAGCTCCCATCTTACCGCTTTAACCCCGACAGCCATCAGTCAGAGCAGACACT GTGTGTGGTCTGCTTCAGTGACTTTGAGGCGCGGCAGCTACTCCGAGTCCTCCCCTGCAACCATGAGTTCCACACCAAGTGTGTTGACAAGTGGTTGAAG GCCAACCGGACATGTCCCATTTGCCGAGCCGATGCCTCCGAGGTGCCCAGGGAGGCTGAGTGA
- the Rnf44 gene encoding RING finger protein 44 isoform X3, giving the protein MRPWALAVTRWPPSIPVGQRRFSAGPNSTPGQLWGSPSHEGPLASPPAQDERLPSQQPLPRPPHLPLEEHRASAPAGGSPRMLHPATQQSPFMVDLHEQVHQGPVPLSYTVTTVTTQGFPLPTGQHIPGCSAQQLPACSVMFSGQHYPLCCLPPPQLIQACTMQQLPMPYQTYPHLISSDHYILHPPPPAPPPQPAHMAPLGQFVSLQTQHPRMPLQRLDNDVDLRGEQHPLGGFTYSTSAPGPALSPSVPLHYLPHDPLHQELSFGMSYSHMVPRRMSTQRYRLQQPLPPPPPPPPPPPPYYPSFLPYFLSMLPMSPTAMGPTISLDLDVDDVEMENYEALLNLAERLGDAKPRGLTKADIEQLPSYRFNPDSHQSEQTLCVVCFSDFEARQLLRVLPCNHEFHTKCVDKWLKLGLLP; this is encoded by the exons ATGCGACCATGGGCTCTGGCAGTGACTAGGTGGCCACCCTCCATCCCTGTGGGTCAGCGGCGATTCTCTGCAGGACCTAACAGTACTCCAGGCCAGCTCTGGGGAAG CCCCAGCCACGAGGGTCCCCTGGCCAGCCCACCTGCCCAGGATGAGCGCTTACCCTCCCAGCAGCCGCTGCCCCGACCACCACACCTCCCCTTAGAGGAGCACCGAGCCTCGGCTCCTGCCGGCGGGAGCCCCCGAATGCTACACCCAGCCACCCAGCAGAGCCCGTTCATGGTTGATCTCCACGAGCAG GTGCACCAGGGACCTGTCCCTCTGTCCTACACAGTCACCACAGTGACCACCCAAGGCTTCCCCTTGCCTACAGGCCAACACATCCCTGGCTGCAGTGCCCAGCAGCTCCCAGCATGCTCCGTGATGTTCAGCGGGCAGCACTACCCCCTCTGCTGCCTCCCGCCCCCA CAGCTGATCCAGGCATGCACCATGCAGCAGCTCCCTATGCCCTATCAGACCTACCCCCACCTCATCTCCAGTGACCACTACATCCTGCACCCCCCACCGCCAGCCCCTCCACCCCAGCCTGCCCACATGGCGCCTCTTGGGCAGTTTGTATCACTGCAGACCCAGCACCCCCGAATG CCCCTGCAGCGGCTCGATAATGATGTGGACCTGCGGGGAGAACAGCACCCTCTGGGTGGCTTCACTTATTCCACCTCTGCCCCTGGCCCAGCTTTGTCCCCCTCAGTACCCCTACACTACCTGCCCCATGATCCACTGCACCAGGAGCTATCTTTTGGTATG TCGTACTCCCACATGGTGCCACGAAGAATGAGCACCCAGAGATACCGCCTGCAACAGCCACTGCCCCCGCcgccaccaccgccaccaccaccGCCACCTTATTACCCGAGCTTCCTGCCCTACTTCCT CTCGATGCTGCCAATGTCACCAACAGCGATGGGGCCCACCATCAGCCTGGATCTGGATGTGGATGATGTGGAAATGGAGAACTATGAG GCCCTTCTGAACCTGGCTGAGCGGCTGGGAGATGCCAAGCCCAGAGGCCTCACCAAAGCAGACATAGAGCAGCTCCCATCTTACCGCTTTAACCCCGACAGCCATCAGTCAGAGCAGACACT GTGTGTGGTCTGCTTCAGTGACTTTGAGGCGCGGCAGCTACTCCGAGTCCTCCCCTGCAACCATGAGTTCCACACCAAGTGTGTTGACAAGTGGTTGAAG CTGGGGTTGCTGCCCTGA